In Saccharothrix syringae, the following are encoded in one genomic region:
- a CDS encoding GTP-binding protein, with the protein MSGGVPGRPGSPAVSPAVVSTKIVVAGGFGVGKTTFVGSVSEIVPLTTEAVMTEASVGVDDLSGTPNKVTTTVAMDFGRVSLDQELILYLFGTPGQHRFWFMWDDLVRGAIGAVVLVDTRRLSDAFASIDFFEDRELPYIVGVNCFDGLLHHRIEDIREALTIDASVPIVPCDARNRQSTKQTLITLVQHAMRQPTFA; encoded by the coding sequence ATGAGCGGTGGCGTTCCCGGGCGGCCGGGGTCGCCCGCGGTGAGCCCGGCCGTCGTGTCGACGAAGATCGTCGTGGCGGGCGGGTTCGGCGTCGGCAAGACGACGTTCGTGGGGTCGGTGTCGGAGATCGTGCCGCTGACCACCGAAGCGGTGATGACCGAGGCCAGCGTCGGCGTGGACGACCTGTCGGGCACCCCGAACAAGGTCACCACCACGGTGGCCATGGACTTCGGGCGCGTGTCGCTGGACCAGGAGCTGATCCTGTACCTGTTCGGCACGCCCGGCCAGCACCGGTTCTGGTTCATGTGGGACGACCTGGTGCGCGGTGCCATCGGCGCCGTGGTGCTGGTCGACACCCGCAGGCTGTCCGACGCGTTCGCCTCGATCGACTTCTTCGAGGACCGCGAGCTGCCCTACATCGTGGGCGTGAACTGCTTCGACGGGCTGCTGCACCACCGCATCGAGGACATCCGGGAGGCGCTGACGATCGACGCGTCGGTGCCGATCGTGCCCTGCGACGCGCGCAACCGGCAGTCGACCAAGCAGACGCTGATCACGCTGGTGCAGCACGCGATGCGGCAGCCGACGTTCGCCTAG
- a CDS encoding class I SAM-dependent methyltransferase, translating into MPDDASDPYATHYDAINEWGPSDDFYLDLVLSADAVLDVGCGTGALLAAARAAGHPGRLVGLDPDPAMLALARRYADVEWVAGHLGAVAFDGEFDLVVMAGHVFQVFLTDDEVRGQFTAVRRALRPGGRYAFETRNPGARAWERWTPEHGTDVVGEHGEPVRVEHRVESVVDGLVRLSETYRGPDWPEPRVEWATLRFTTAEQVDALLAETGFEVLERHGSWDRGPFTATSREIITIARPGPRPATGRR; encoded by the coding sequence GTGCCCGACGACGCGAGCGACCCGTACGCGACCCACTACGACGCCATCAACGAGTGGGGTCCGTCCGACGACTTCTACCTGGACCTGGTGCTCTCCGCCGACGCGGTGCTCGACGTCGGCTGCGGCACCGGCGCGCTGCTCGCCGCGGCGCGCGCGGCCGGCCACCCCGGCCGCCTCGTGGGGCTCGACCCCGACCCGGCGATGCTGGCCCTGGCCCGCCGGTACGCCGACGTGGAGTGGGTGGCCGGCCACCTGGGCGCGGTCGCCTTCGACGGCGAGTTCGACCTGGTCGTGATGGCCGGGCACGTGTTCCAGGTGTTCCTCACCGACGACGAGGTGCGCGGGCAGTTCACCGCCGTGCGCCGCGCCCTGCGGCCGGGCGGCCGGTACGCGTTCGAGACCCGCAACCCCGGCGCGCGGGCCTGGGAGCGCTGGACCCCCGAGCACGGCACGGACGTCGTCGGCGAGCACGGGGAGCCCGTGCGCGTGGAGCACCGCGTGGAGAGCGTGGTCGACGGGCTGGTGCGGTTGAGCGAGACCTACCGCGGCCCGGACTGGCCGGAGCCGAGGGTCGAGTGGGCGACGCTGCGGTTCACCACCGCCGAGCAGGTCGACGCGCTGCTCGCCGAGACCGGCTTCGAGGTGCTGGAGCGCCACGGGTCCTGGGACCGCGGCCCGTTCACCGCCACCAGCCGGGAGATCATCACGATCGCACGACCAGGTCCGCGCCCGGCCACCGGCCGTCGCTGA